A window of Rubricoccus marinus contains these coding sequences:
- a CDS encoding META domain-containing protein — MRHLLLLLLASGVLAACDGFGPSDAIKDLADPRTDPALLLDGPWVAVSAVSDGDAFEFTASDFTAGFSDDGYVGGRTSANSYGGDYEAGADGSFAAGDIVTTLVGESARAERLSGVLLREISEATTFEVDGPVLQLRAPNGDGLRFIRAAEE; from the coding sequence ATGCGTCACCTCCTCCTTCTGCTCCTCGCCTCTGGCGTTCTCGCCGCCTGCGACGGCTTCGGGCCGTCCGACGCCATCAAGGACCTCGCGGACCCCAGAACAGACCCCGCGCTACTTCTGGACGGGCCGTGGGTCGCCGTCTCCGCCGTCTCGGACGGCGACGCGTTCGAGTTCACCGCATCGGACTTCACCGCGGGGTTTTCCGACGACGGGTACGTGGGCGGCCGCACATCCGCGAACAGCTACGGCGGTGACTACGAGGCCGGCGCCGACGGCTCCTTCGCCGCTGGCGACATCGTCACAACGCTCGTGGGCGAGTCCGCGCGCGCCGAGCGGCTTTCAGGCGTCCTGCTCCGCGAGATCTCTGAAGCCACCACCTTTGAAGTGGACGGCCCGGTCCTCCAGCTTCGCGCGCCAAATGGCGACGGCCTGCGCTTTATCCGCGCCGCCGAGGAATAA